A region from the Anomaloglossus baeobatrachus isolate aAnoBae1 chromosome 11, aAnoBae1.hap1, whole genome shotgun sequence genome encodes:
- the LOC142255928 gene encoding uncharacterized protein LOC142255928 isoform X2: MTESSAYHRTSSPAMRHKHHKDCKKRQRTQRRGTNGECYISHYKATFNIPKNAPPRSSKRPLHTPVHRYLPPMNFITTQRTEFIPRPLEGRPKPYIPPDGYYQSPEEPLLNQTVYGLHYPPKEAERTMPTRPPDNLHPLHASSIQHITTNKEQYKQWKAERQPLYGELPTLAGSLLFPGDARDMKTTTQDHFIEKTLKRVEPVKASQDHLAMEGEHFMTTTHQSTFHPLPLEKKPATKESLPKNVAKRFPVELVTKYQSDFSGGKIIEPIRPAHPPADNLTVHPFYSNDFQTVQRVTYPGWNPLLHPRPEPAQLKQELTAMDRERGGQVDGNTVTKLAFLPHEPQPKEPVKRPRSVLRPLNAKFDGTTHSRMVFKDWGIQPRQRYGDPMDGISMRSLVKLDSETTTGSTFIPKKGEPMKKHKPTKDNLELTGDQDFSTVHKETYRILELPQCRMQVFLEQQLGMKSSLPQKSH; this comes from the exons GCGACACAAACATCACAAGGACTGCAAAAAACGGCAACGCACTCAGCGCAGAGGGACGAATGGCGAATGCTACATCTCCCACTATAAAGCCACGTTCAACATCCCAAAGA ATGCGCCTCCGAGAAGCAGTAAGAGACCCCTCCATACGCCTGTCCATCGCTACCTACCACCTATGAACTTCATTACCACACAAAGGACCGAGTTTATACCAAGGCCCTTAGAAGGACGACCCAAGCCATATATACCTCCT GATGGCTACTACCAGAGCCCAGAGGAACCCCTACTGAACCAGACCGTATACGGCCTCCACTATCCACCCAAAGAGGCCGAGCGAACTATGCCCACCCGTCCCCCGGATAACCTGCACCCATTACATGCTTCAAGTATTCAACATATCACAACAAACAAGGAACAGTACAAGCAATGGAAAGCGGAGAGGCAACCACTCTATGGAGAACTGCCAACTCTTGCAG GTTCTCTGCTCTTTCCTGGAGATGCTCGCGACATGAAAACGACAACCCAAGATCACTTTATAGAGAAGACACTGAAGAGGGTGGAACCAGTGAAAGCTTCTCAAGATCATCTAGCCATGGAGG GAGAGCATTTCATGACTACAACACATCAGTCTACGTTTCATCCTCTACCGCTGGAAAAGAAACCTGCAACTAAGGAATCTCTTCCCAAAAATGTCGCCAAACGATTTCCAGTGGAACTGGTGACGAAGTATCAAAGTGACTTCTCCGGTGGAAAGATCATAGAGCCCATTAGGCCGGCCCATCCACCCGCTGACAACCTTACTGTCCACCCATTTTACAG TAACGACTTTCAGACAGTTCAGCGAGTGACGTACCCCGGCTGGAATCCTTTGTTGCATCCTCGGCCAGAGCCAGCTCAGTTAAAGCAAGAATTGACCGCCATGGATAGAGAACGGGGAGGACAAGTGGATGGGAATACCGTTACAAAG CTGGCATTTCTGCCTCATGAACCGCAGCCCAAGGAGCCAGTGAAAAGGCCACGATCGGTTCTCCGTCCACTAAATGCAAAATTTGATGGCACCACCCACAGTAGAATGGTGTTCAAGGATTGGGGTATTCAACCCCGGCAGCGCTACGGTGACCCCATGGATGGTATCTCAATGAGGTCTTTG GTGAAACTGGATTCCGAGACCACGACAGGGAGTACTTTCATCCCTAAAAAAGGAGAGCCTATGAAGAAGCATAAGCCCACGAAGGACAACCTTGAGTTAACTGGAGACCAGGACTTCTCTACAGTTCACAAGGAGACATACAG AATCCTAGAACTTCCTCAGTGCCGGATGCAGGTCTTTTTGGAGCAACAGCTGGGAATGAAGTCGAGTTTGCCCCAGAAAAGTCACTGA
- the LOC142255928 gene encoding uncharacterized protein LOC142255928 isoform X1 codes for METQNRDPAFTIRQFYNMDPSSVSCICELCDCGRHKHHKDCKKRQRTQRRGTNGECYISHYKATFNIPKNAPPRSSKRPLHTPVHRYLPPMNFITTQRTEFIPRPLEGRPKPYIPPDGYYQSPEEPLLNQTVYGLHYPPKEAERTMPTRPPDNLHPLHASSIQHITTNKEQYKQWKAERQPLYGELPTLAGSLLFPGDARDMKTTTQDHFIEKTLKRVEPVKASQDHLAMEGEHFMTTTHQSTFHPLPLEKKPATKESLPKNVAKRFPVELVTKYQSDFSGGKIIEPIRPAHPPADNLTVHPFYSNDFQTVQRVTYPGWNPLLHPRPEPAQLKQELTAMDRERGGQVDGNTVTKLAFLPHEPQPKEPVKRPRSVLRPLNAKFDGTTHSRMVFKDWGIQPRQRYGDPMDGISMRSLVKLDSETTTGSTFIPKKGEPMKKHKPTKDNLELTGDQDFSTVHKETYRILELPQCRMQVFLEQQLGMKSSLPQKSH; via the exons ATGGAAACACAAAACAGGGATCCTGCATTCACAATACGCCAATTTTACAACATGGATCCTTCGTCGGTCTCTTGTATCTGCGAGCTGTGCGACTGCGG GCGACACAAACATCACAAGGACTGCAAAAAACGGCAACGCACTCAGCGCAGAGGGACGAATGGCGAATGCTACATCTCCCACTATAAAGCCACGTTCAACATCCCAAAGA ATGCGCCTCCGAGAAGCAGTAAGAGACCCCTCCATACGCCTGTCCATCGCTACCTACCACCTATGAACTTCATTACCACACAAAGGACCGAGTTTATACCAAGGCCCTTAGAAGGACGACCCAAGCCATATATACCTCCT GATGGCTACTACCAGAGCCCAGAGGAACCCCTACTGAACCAGACCGTATACGGCCTCCACTATCCACCCAAAGAGGCCGAGCGAACTATGCCCACCCGTCCCCCGGATAACCTGCACCCATTACATGCTTCAAGTATTCAACATATCACAACAAACAAGGAACAGTACAAGCAATGGAAAGCGGAGAGGCAACCACTCTATGGAGAACTGCCAACTCTTGCAG GTTCTCTGCTCTTTCCTGGAGATGCTCGCGACATGAAAACGACAACCCAAGATCACTTTATAGAGAAGACACTGAAGAGGGTGGAACCAGTGAAAGCTTCTCAAGATCATCTAGCCATGGAGG GAGAGCATTTCATGACTACAACACATCAGTCTACGTTTCATCCTCTACCGCTGGAAAAGAAACCTGCAACTAAGGAATCTCTTCCCAAAAATGTCGCCAAACGATTTCCAGTGGAACTGGTGACGAAGTATCAAAGTGACTTCTCCGGTGGAAAGATCATAGAGCCCATTAGGCCGGCCCATCCACCCGCTGACAACCTTACTGTCCACCCATTTTACAG TAACGACTTTCAGACAGTTCAGCGAGTGACGTACCCCGGCTGGAATCCTTTGTTGCATCCTCGGCCAGAGCCAGCTCAGTTAAAGCAAGAATTGACCGCCATGGATAGAGAACGGGGAGGACAAGTGGATGGGAATACCGTTACAAAG CTGGCATTTCTGCCTCATGAACCGCAGCCCAAGGAGCCAGTGAAAAGGCCACGATCGGTTCTCCGTCCACTAAATGCAAAATTTGATGGCACCACCCACAGTAGAATGGTGTTCAAGGATTGGGGTATTCAACCCCGGCAGCGCTACGGTGACCCCATGGATGGTATCTCAATGAGGTCTTTG GTGAAACTGGATTCCGAGACCACGACAGGGAGTACTTTCATCCCTAAAAAAGGAGAGCCTATGAAGAAGCATAAGCCCACGAAGGACAACCTTGAGTTAACTGGAGACCAGGACTTCTCTACAGTTCACAAGGAGACATACAG AATCCTAGAACTTCCTCAGTGCCGGATGCAGGTCTTTTTGGAGCAACAGCTGGGAATGAAGTCGAGTTTGCCCCAGAAAAGTCACTGA